A stretch of the Longimicrobium sp. genome encodes the following:
- a CDS encoding sigma 54-interacting transcriptional regulator, producing MCPVDSAGPAVPAGASVLGSQVIVGTSPALLEAVAMARHLAEAGPPGVFLVGEPGTGKELLARGLHYAGPAAHEPFLNVGCGAIPERLLASELFGTHPSFSAGDPPPRRGLFELAGGGTVFIDEITRLSPALQEGVLRAVEERSIVRTGGGAPVRIATRVVVATTASLAAALARGEIHPALYARLAAARVDLPPLRQRGADLELLAGYFAQLMAREQGTAPRRLDAGAVEALAAHTWPGNVRELRHVVERAVMLSDDPVVRAEHLVVQHRTARSGASQELPAAAEIRIPRGGKTLDAIEGEAVALTLQLTGGNRSAAARLLGISRPTLARILQRQGHADSASADAGDV from the coding sequence ATGTGCCCTGTCGATTCCGCGGGACCTGCCGTCCCGGCGGGCGCCTCCGTGCTGGGCAGCCAGGTCATCGTCGGGACCAGCCCGGCGCTCCTGGAGGCGGTCGCCATGGCGCGCCACCTGGCCGAGGCGGGCCCGCCCGGCGTGTTCCTGGTGGGCGAGCCGGGGACGGGGAAGGAGCTGCTGGCGCGCGGCCTCCACTACGCCGGCCCGGCCGCCCACGAGCCGTTCCTGAACGTGGGGTGCGGCGCCATCCCCGAGCGGCTGCTGGCCAGCGAGCTGTTCGGCACCCACCCCAGCTTCAGCGCGGGCGACCCGCCGCCGCGCCGCGGGCTCTTCGAGCTGGCCGGCGGCGGCACCGTCTTCATCGACGAGATCACCCGCCTCTCCCCCGCCCTGCAGGAAGGAGTGCTGCGCGCGGTGGAGGAGCGCAGCATCGTGCGCACGGGCGGGGGGGCCCCGGTGCGCATCGCCACCCGCGTGGTGGTGGCGACCACGGCGTCGCTGGCGGCCGCGCTCGCCCGCGGGGAGATCCACCCGGCGCTCTACGCCCGGCTGGCGGCCGCGCGCGTGGACCTGCCGCCGCTGCGCCAGCGGGGCGCCGACCTGGAGCTGCTGGCCGGGTACTTCGCGCAGCTCATGGCGCGCGAGCAGGGAACGGCTCCCCGCCGGCTGGACGCGGGGGCGGTGGAGGCGCTCGCCGCGCACACCTGGCCCGGCAACGTGCGCGAGCTGCGCCACGTGGTGGAGCGCGCCGTGATGCTCTCCGACGACCCGGTGGTCCGCGCCGAGCACCTGGTGGTGCAGCACCGCACCGCCCGCTCGGGCGCGTCGCAGGAGCTCCCCGCCGCGGCCGAGATCCGCATCCCGCGTGGGGGGAAGACGCTGGACGCCATCGAGGGCGAGGCGGTGGCGCTCACCCTCCAGCTCACCGGCGGCAACCGCAGCGCCGCCGCCCGTCTCCTGGGCATCTCCCGCCCCACCCTGGCCCGCATCCTCCAGCGCCAGGGCCACGCCGACTCCGCTTCTGCCGACGCCGGCGACGTGTAA
- a CDS encoding acyl-CoA dehydrogenase family protein, producing the protein MSFTQTPPRLGNQYDEDLALRSLLARLLPPEMRAEVEPSLREMGRLSAELYPAQLADRPSEPRLVQWDAWGNRVDRIELTPLWRQAERIAAEHGVVAAAYERAHGALSRVHQFALAYLFTPSTDIYSCPLAMTDGAARALLEAGNDALVRRAVPHLTARDPARFWTSGQWMTETTGGSDVGRSETVARRDEDGQWRLYGRKWFTSAATSQMALTLARPEGNPPGGRGLALFYLETRGEDGRLRGITIDRLKDKLGTRKLPTAELTLAGAPAEPVRDLSDGVRAVAPMLNVTRTWNAVSASALMRRGIALARDYARRRTAFGAPLAEQPLHVDTLAGLQAEFEGALHLTFRVVELLGQDECGELDDAGRALLRVLTPIAKLTTGRQSVAVASEALEAFGGAGYVEDTGLPVLLRDSQVLTIWEGTTNVLSLDTLRALEAAGGVDPVVAEVARCAAEVRDPALARPVQAAIRATERAAEWLRAARREGRPALEAGARRFALTLGRALEAALLSHHAQWALERGDPRPAAAARRLAANGLDVMAAVDAEDSRLLVAQPASARPGVAEEPREALEVESTHLAS; encoded by the coding sequence ATGTCCTTCACGCAGACGCCGCCCCGGCTCGGCAACCAGTACGACGAAGACCTCGCGCTGCGCTCGCTGCTCGCGCGGCTGCTGCCGCCGGAGATGCGGGCCGAGGTGGAGCCGTCGCTCCGGGAGATGGGCCGCCTCTCCGCGGAGCTGTACCCGGCGCAGCTCGCCGACCGGCCGAGCGAGCCGCGGCTGGTGCAGTGGGACGCGTGGGGGAACCGCGTGGACCGCATCGAGCTGACGCCGCTCTGGCGCCAGGCGGAGCGGATCGCGGCGGAGCACGGCGTGGTGGCCGCCGCGTACGAGCGCGCGCACGGGGCGCTCTCGCGCGTGCACCAGTTCGCGCTGGCGTACCTCTTCACGCCGTCCACCGACATCTACTCCTGCCCGCTGGCGATGACCGACGGCGCCGCCCGCGCGCTGCTCGAGGCCGGCAACGACGCGCTCGTCCGCCGGGCGGTGCCGCACCTCACCGCGCGCGACCCGGCCCGGTTCTGGACCAGCGGGCAGTGGATGACGGAGACCACGGGGGGCTCCGACGTCGGCCGCTCGGAGACGGTGGCGCGGCGGGACGAAGACGGGCAGTGGCGGCTGTACGGGCGCAAGTGGTTCACCTCGGCGGCCACCTCGCAGATGGCGCTCACGCTGGCGCGGCCGGAGGGGAACCCGCCGGGCGGGCGCGGGCTGGCGCTCTTCTACCTGGAGACGCGCGGCGAGGACGGGCGGCTCAGGGGGATCACCATCGACCGGCTGAAGGACAAGCTGGGGACGCGCAAGCTGCCCACCGCGGAACTGACGCTCGCCGGCGCCCCCGCCGAGCCGGTGCGGGACCTGAGCGACGGCGTGCGCGCCGTCGCGCCGATGCTGAACGTTACGCGCACCTGGAACGCGGTGAGCGCGTCGGCGCTGATGCGGCGGGGGATCGCCCTGGCGCGCGACTACGCACGGCGGCGCACGGCGTTCGGCGCTCCGCTGGCCGAGCAGCCGCTGCACGTGGACACGCTCGCCGGGCTCCAGGCGGAATTCGAGGGCGCGCTGCACCTCACCTTCCGGGTGGTGGAGCTGCTGGGACAGGACGAGTGCGGCGAGCTGGACGATGCCGGCCGCGCGCTCCTGCGCGTCCTCACCCCGATCGCCAAGCTGACGACGGGGCGCCAGTCCGTCGCCGTGGCCAGCGAGGCGCTGGAGGCGTTCGGCGGCGCGGGATACGTGGAAGACACCGGGCTCCCCGTGCTCCTGCGCGACTCGCAGGTGCTCACCATCTGGGAGGGGACCACCAACGTGCTCTCGCTCGACACGCTGCGCGCGCTGGAGGCGGCGGGCGGAGTCGACCCGGTGGTCGCGGAGGTGGCGCGCTGCGCGGCGGAGGTGCGCGACCCGGCGCTCGCCCGCCCGGTGCAGGCGGCGATCCGGGCCACCGAGCGCGCCGCGGAGTGGCTGCGGGCCGCGCGCCGCGAGGGGCGCCCGGCGCTGGAAGCCGGCGCCCGCCGCTTCGCGCTCACGCTGGGGCGCGCGCTGGAGGCGGCCCTGCTCTCGCATCACGCGCAGTGGGCGCTGGAGCGCGGCGACCCCCGCCCCGCCGCGGCGGCGCGCCGGCTGGCGGCGAACGGACTGGACGTGATGGCCGCGGTGGACGCGGAAGACTCGCGGCTCCTGGTCGCCCAGCCGGCGTCCGCCCGGCCGGGAGTCGCCGAGGAGCCGCGAGAAGCGCTGGAGGTCGAATCCACCCACCTCGCTTCATAG
- a CDS encoding tetratricopeptide repeat protein, which translates to MSEPITEARRLAEEGRAAEQRGEPDDALRLYEEARGLLAGEPPPPLLADVLRWTGTVHRERGSLGEAERWYQRSMDAAERAGHVTARAHGYNCLAILAQRRGSLDGAEEFFREAARLAAQEGENRLLAMVQHNRGIVADIRGDHEDALRCWRESLKAFEAAEDECGCCEVLNSMGILHGRLGEHDRAEEVYARGIALARSRKASAVEGILEANRAQARIGAGRLEDAEVGCVWAYALAQRRGDPVRMAEALRIRAVVDERRGRLGDALSALDRARELAEPVGDPLLLAEVLRETGEVWRRYGEAHRAREAWDGALSRFRQLGARADAADVETRLAALAA; encoded by the coding sequence ATGAGCGAGCCGATCACCGAAGCGAGGCGCCTGGCGGAGGAGGGCCGGGCGGCCGAGCAGCGGGGTGAGCCGGACGACGCCCTCCGGCTCTACGAGGAGGCCCGGGGCCTCCTGGCGGGCGAGCCGCCCCCGCCCCTGCTGGCCGACGTGCTGCGCTGGACGGGCACCGTCCACCGCGAGCGGGGCAGCCTGGGCGAGGCGGAGCGGTGGTACCAGCGGAGCATGGACGCGGCCGAGCGCGCGGGGCACGTGACCGCGCGGGCGCACGGATACAACTGCCTGGCGATTCTTGCCCAGCGGCGCGGGAGCCTGGACGGGGCCGAGGAGTTCTTCCGAGAGGCGGCGCGGCTGGCCGCGCAGGAGGGCGAGAACCGGCTGCTGGCGATGGTGCAGCACAACCGCGGGATCGTGGCCGACATCCGCGGCGACCACGAGGATGCGCTCCGCTGCTGGCGGGAGAGCCTGAAGGCGTTCGAGGCCGCGGAGGACGAGTGCGGCTGCTGCGAGGTGCTCAACAGCATGGGCATCCTGCACGGCCGGCTGGGCGAGCACGACCGCGCCGAGGAGGTCTACGCCCGGGGGATCGCCCTGGCGCGCTCGCGCAAGGCGAGCGCCGTGGAGGGGATCCTGGAGGCCAACCGGGCCCAGGCGCGCATCGGGGCGGGGCGGCTGGAAGACGCCGAGGTGGGGTGCGTGTGGGCGTACGCCCTGGCGCAGCGCCGCGGCGACCCCGTGCGCATGGCCGAGGCGCTGCGCATCCGCGCCGTGGTCGACGAGCGGCGGGGGAGGCTGGGAGACGCGCTCTCGGCGCTGGACCGGGCGCGCGAGCTGGCCGAGCCGGTGGGCGACCCGCTGCTCCTGGCCGAGGTGCTGCGCGAGACGGGGGAGGTGTGGCGCCGCTACGGCGAGGCCCACCGCGCCCGCGAGGCGTGGGACGGAGCGCTCAGCCGCTTCCGCCAGCTGGGGGCCCGCGCCGACGCCGCCGACGTGGAGACGCGCCTGGCCGCCCTGGCGGCGTAG
- a CDS encoding Uma2 family endonuclease — protein sequence MSTTTDEPTTPEPKPYRLSPQAYLVRERAAEYKREYNDGEIEAMGGASRPHSLICTALMRLLGNQLAGRGCELHAHDMRVQLDAGRRYVYPDVVVVCGRAIYQDAEVDVLVNPTAVVEVLSRTTEKKDRGWKFAAYRRVESLQEIVFVSQSSPVVEVHRRGPDGEWHSLLPLQGTEAVLRLDSIGCAVPLADIYAGVLQEPKPAGTRARPSPRTRAVPGSRDREHG from the coding sequence GTGTCGACCACGACCGACGAGCCGACGACCCCTGAGCCGAAGCCGTACCGCCTCTCGCCGCAGGCGTACCTCGTGCGCGAGCGCGCGGCCGAGTACAAGCGCGAGTACAACGACGGCGAGATCGAGGCGATGGGCGGCGCTTCGCGTCCCCACAGCCTGATCTGCACCGCCCTGATGCGGCTGCTCGGGAACCAGCTCGCCGGGCGCGGATGCGAGCTGCACGCGCACGACATGCGGGTGCAGCTCGACGCGGGGCGCAGGTACGTGTATCCCGACGTGGTGGTCGTATGCGGCAGGGCGATCTATCAGGACGCGGAAGTCGACGTCCTGGTGAACCCGACCGCAGTCGTCGAGGTGCTCTCCCGCACGACGGAGAAGAAGGACCGCGGCTGGAAGTTCGCGGCGTACCGCCGCGTGGAGTCGCTGCAGGAAATCGTGTTCGTGTCGCAGTCTTCCCCCGTCGTCGAGGTGCACCGCCGCGGTCCGGACGGCGAGTGGCATTCCTTGCTCCCGCTGCAGGGCACGGAGGCGGTCCTGCGGCTGGATTCCATCGGATGCGCCGTCCCGCTCGCCGACATCTACGCGGGCGTTCTGCAGGAACCGAAGCCGGCCGGAACCCGCGCCCGGCCGTCCCCCCGAACCCGAGCAGTCCCCGGTTCGAGAGATAGAGAACATGGCTGA
- a CDS encoding HD domain-containing phosphohydrolase, with the protein MRKTHPASRPTTAAAVTVLVADGQAAERDGRRAEACELYERALHALGPGGDRALACGLLRWIARCHLDDGDAGAAADSAAAALAMAEACGDQAGVAHALNLQGNIAREKGELEAAEALYLRALGPAAAAGEARLLAMLEQNIGIVANIRGDYRAALKRYRASLAGHRALGQDLYAAHVLNNLGMLYTDLRRWRAAERAYRDAVGLCVALGDAATQARVEGNRTELLIAQRRWDEARHACEAAYALARAVGDPSALGETHKHFGMVARETGDWAAAERHLRSAAQIADERGDLLLGAEAARELAALHWCRHEHRETLQELNRSHRLFSRLQARRDLADVDARLAELEETFLHIVTLWGQSIESADRYTQGHCERVADRACALARAVGMDEKTLFWFRMGALLHDVGKIVVPPEILNKAGPLTDEEREVMQRHPEAGVALIEEIEFPWDIRPMVRHHHEAWDGGGYPAGLAGEEIPLSARILCVADIYDALSTDRPYRRGFSHRHTLEVMASEAGRTIDPELFAVFRSLDFGCDDEELPAAA; encoded by the coding sequence ATGCGAAAGACCCACCCCGCATCCCGCCCGACTACCGCCGCCGCGGTCACCGTGCTGGTCGCCGACGGCCAGGCCGCCGAGCGCGACGGCCGCCGCGCCGAGGCGTGCGAGCTGTACGAGCGCGCGCTGCACGCGCTGGGGCCCGGGGGCGACCGCGCGCTCGCCTGCGGGCTGCTGCGCTGGATCGCCCGCTGCCACCTGGACGACGGCGACGCGGGCGCGGCCGCCGACTCCGCGGCCGCCGCGCTGGCGATGGCCGAGGCGTGCGGCGACCAGGCCGGCGTGGCGCACGCGCTGAACCTGCAGGGCAACATCGCGCGCGAGAAGGGCGAGCTGGAGGCGGCCGAGGCGCTCTACCTGCGCGCGCTCGGGCCCGCCGCGGCCGCCGGCGAGGCGCGGCTCCTGGCGATGCTGGAGCAGAACATCGGCATCGTGGCCAACATCCGGGGCGACTACCGGGCGGCGCTCAAGCGCTACCGGGCCTCCCTGGCCGGGCACCGGGCGCTGGGGCAGGACCTCTACGCCGCCCACGTGCTCAACAACCTGGGGATGCTCTACACCGATCTGCGCCGCTGGCGGGCGGCGGAGCGCGCCTACCGCGATGCGGTGGGGCTGTGCGTGGCGCTGGGCGACGCGGCCACGCAGGCCCGGGTGGAGGGCAACCGCACCGAGCTGCTGATCGCGCAGCGGCGCTGGGACGAGGCGCGGCACGCGTGCGAGGCGGCGTACGCGCTGGCCCGCGCGGTGGGCGACCCGTCGGCGCTGGGCGAGACGCACAAGCACTTCGGCATGGTGGCGCGCGAGACGGGCGACTGGGCGGCGGCCGAGCGCCACCTGCGCTCGGCGGCGCAGATCGCGGACGAGCGCGGCGACCTGCTGCTGGGTGCCGAGGCGGCGCGCGAGCTGGCCGCGCTGCACTGGTGCCGGCACGAGCACCGCGAGACGCTGCAGGAGCTCAACCGCTCGCACCGCCTCTTCTCGCGCCTGCAGGCGCGGCGCGACCTGGCCGACGTGGACGCCCGCCTGGCGGAGCTGGAGGAGACCTTCCTGCACATCGTCACCCTCTGGGGCCAGTCGATCGAGTCGGCCGACCGCTACACGCAGGGCCACTGCGAGCGGGTGGCCGACCGCGCCTGCGCCCTGGCGCGGGCGGTGGGGATGGACGAGAAGACGCTCTTCTGGTTCCGCATGGGCGCGCTGCTGCACGACGTGGGGAAGATCGTGGTGCCGCCCGAGATCCTGAACAAGGCGGGCCCGCTCACCGACGAGGAGCGCGAGGTGATGCAGCGCCACCCCGAGGCGGGCGTGGCGCTGATCGAGGAGATCGAGTTTCCCTGGGACATCCGGCCTATGGTGCGCCACCACCACGAGGCGTGGGACGGCGGCGGCTACCCGGCGGGGCTCGCGGGCGAGGAGATCCCGCTTTCGGCGCGCATCCTGTGCGTGGCCGACATCTACGACGCGCTCTCGACGGACCGGCCGTACCGGCGCGGCTTCTCGCACCGGCACACGCTGGAGGTCATGGCGTCGGAGGCGGGGCGCACCATCGACCCGGAGCTGTTCGCCGTCTTCCGCTCGCTCGACTTCGGCTGCGACGACGAGGAGCTGCCGGCGGCGGCGTGA
- a CDS encoding HD domain-containing phosphohydrolase: MTASSPPAPTAAVAVQIADAQAAERDGRRAEARALYERALHALPPGEGPLACTLLRWIARCHLEEGDADAAQDAAEAALAVGEACGDARGVAHALNVQGNVARDRGEPERAEALYLRAYARAEAAGETRLLAMLEQNLGILANIRGDYRAALKRYRASLAGYRALGQDLFAAYVLNNLGMLYTDLRRWRAAERAYREAVGVCVALGDATTQARVEGNRIELLIAQRRWDEARLACEAAYALARAVGDLFALGEAHKYSGIVTRETGDWTAAERHLRAAAQIAEERGSLLLGAETSRELATLHWRRHEHRETLQQLNRAHTLFSRLQALPDLADVDARVAELEETFLHIVTQWGQSIESADRYTQGHCERVADRACALARAVGMDEKTLFWFRMGALLHDVGKIAVPPEVLNKPGPLTPEERAVMQRHPDAGVELIAGIEFPWDIRPMVRHHHEAWDGGGYPAGLAGEEIPLSARILCVADIYDALSTDRPYRRGFSHRRTLEIMAAEAGRTVDPELFAVFCTLDFGRDDEELPAAA, from the coding sequence ATGACCGCTTCTTCTCCGCCCGCACCTACCGCCGCCGTCGCGGTTCAGATCGCCGACGCCCAGGCCGCCGAGCGCGACGGCCGGCGCGCGGAGGCGCGCGCGCTGTACGAGCGCGCGCTCCACGCCCTCCCCCCGGGCGAGGGGCCGCTCGCCTGCACGCTCCTGCGCTGGATCGCCCGCTGCCACCTGGAGGAGGGCGACGCCGACGCCGCCCAGGACGCGGCGGAGGCCGCGCTCGCCGTGGGCGAGGCGTGCGGCGACGCGCGCGGGGTGGCGCACGCGCTGAACGTGCAGGGCAACGTCGCGCGCGACCGGGGCGAGCCGGAGCGGGCGGAGGCGCTCTACCTGCGTGCGTACGCGCGGGCCGAGGCCGCGGGCGAGACCCGGCTGCTGGCCATGCTGGAGCAGAACCTGGGGATCCTGGCCAACATCCGCGGCGACTACCGGGCGGCGCTCAAGCGCTACCGGGCCAGCCTGGCCGGCTACCGGGCGCTGGGCCAGGACCTCTTCGCCGCTTACGTGCTCAACAACCTGGGGATGCTCTACACCGACCTCAGGCGCTGGCGGGCGGCCGAGCGCGCCTACCGGGAGGCGGTGGGGGTGTGCGTGGCGCTGGGCGACGCCACCACGCAGGCGCGGGTGGAGGGGAACCGCATCGAGCTCCTCATCGCGCAGCGGCGCTGGGACGAGGCGCGCCTGGCCTGTGAGGCGGCGTACGCGCTGGCCCGCGCGGTGGGCGACCTGTTCGCGCTGGGCGAGGCGCACAAGTACTCGGGCATCGTCACGCGCGAGACGGGCGACTGGACCGCGGCCGAGCGCCACCTGCGCGCCGCCGCGCAGATCGCGGAGGAGCGTGGCAGCCTGCTGCTCGGGGCCGAGACGTCGCGCGAGCTGGCCACGCTGCACTGGCGCCGGCACGAGCACCGCGAGACGCTGCAGCAGCTCAACCGCGCCCACACGCTCTTCTCGCGGCTGCAGGCGCTCCCCGACCTGGCCGACGTGGACGCGCGCGTGGCGGAGCTGGAGGAGACGTTCCTCCACATCGTCACCCAGTGGGGGCAGTCGATCGAGTCGGCCGACCGCTACACGCAGGGCCACTGCGAGCGGGTGGCCGATCGTGCCTGCGCCCTGGCGCGGGCGGTGGGGATGGACGAAAAGACGCTCTTCTGGTTCCGCATGGGCGCGCTGCTGCACGACGTGGGGAAGATCGCGGTGCCGCCGGAGGTCCTGAACAAGCCCGGCCCGCTCACCCCCGAGGAGCGCGCGGTCATGCAGCGCCACCCCGACGCCGGCGTGGAGCTGATCGCCGGGATCGAGTTCCCCTGGGACATCCGGCCGATGGTGCGCCACCACCACGAGGCGTGGGACGGCGGCGGCTACCCCGCGGGGCTCGCGGGCGAGGAGATCCCGCTCTCGGCGCGCATCCTGTGCGTGGCCGACATCTACGACGCGCTCTCGACGGACCGGCCGTACCGGCGCGGCTTCTCGCACCGGCGCACGCTGGAGATCATGGCCGCCGAGGCGGGGCGCACCGTGGACCCGGAGCTGTTCGCCGTCTTCTGCACGCTGGACTTCGGCCGCGACGACGAGGAGCTGCCGGCGGCGGCGTGA
- a CDS encoding tetratricopeptide repeat protein: MMLTQCPVCAGDLSPAAFECPLCGHPLRARRAPDAVQIALGVASGLLLWSIAAGAAFVVRARLRPGAGHHAEPRRPGRRPATAPVRPGGTATGEAVGEARRLAEEGRAAQQRGEPDDALRLYEGARALLTGEPPPPLLADVLRRTGTVHCERGCLDEAERWYQRSMEAAERAGHVVARAHGCNCLGIVAQRRGKLEEAEDLFREAARLAEETGETRLLAMVQLNRGIVADIRGEHEDALCCWRESLEAFEAAGDEYCVCEALNNMGILHCRLGEHDRAEEVYARGIALARARQASAVEGILEANRAEARIGAGRLEDAEAGCAWAYTLAQRRGDPVRMAEALRIRALMDERQGRLGDALAALDRARELAEPVGDPLLLAEVLRETGEVWRRYGEAHLAREAWHGALSRFRELGARADAADVETRLAALAA; this comes from the coding sequence ATGATGCTGACCCAGTGCCCCGTGTGCGCGGGCGACCTCAGTCCCGCGGCCTTCGAGTGCCCGTTATGCGGGCACCCGCTGCGCGCGCGCCGGGCTCCGGATGCCGTCCAGATCGCCCTCGGCGTGGCCTCGGGCCTCCTCCTGTGGAGCATCGCGGCCGGGGCCGCCTTCGTCGTCCGCGCGCGTCTCCGCCCCGGGGCCGGCCATCACGCGGAGCCTCGCCGTCCCGGCCGGCGCCCGGCCACAGCGCCCGTTCGTCCCGGCGGGACGGCGACGGGCGAGGCGGTCGGCGAAGCGAGGCGCCTGGCGGAGGAGGGCCGGGCGGCCCAGCAGCGGGGCGAGCCGGACGACGCCCTCCGGCTCTACGAAGGGGCCCGGGCCCTGCTGACGGGCGAGCCGCCCCCGCCCCTGCTGGCCGACGTGCTGCGCCGGACGGGCACCGTCCACTGCGAGCGGGGGTGCCTGGATGAAGCGGAACGGTGGTACCAGCGGAGCATGGAAGCGGCCGAGCGCGCGGGGCACGTAGTCGCGCGGGCGCACGGATGCAACTGTCTCGGGATCGTGGCCCAGCGGCGGGGGAAGCTGGAGGAGGCCGAGGATCTCTTTCGCGAGGCCGCGCGGCTGGCCGAAGAGACGGGCGAGACGCGGCTGCTGGCGATGGTGCAGCTCAACCGCGGGATCGTGGCCGACATCCGCGGCGAGCACGAGGATGCCCTGTGTTGCTGGCGGGAGAGCCTGGAGGCGTTCGAGGCGGCGGGGGACGAGTACTGCGTCTGCGAGGCGCTCAACAACATGGGCATCTTGCACTGCCGGCTGGGCGAGCACGATCGCGCCGAGGAGGTCTACGCCCGGGGAATCGCCCTGGCGCGGGCGCGGCAGGCGAGCGCGGTAGAGGGGATCCTCGAGGCCAACCGGGCGGAGGCGCGGATCGGCGCGGGTCGGCTGGAAGACGCCGAGGCGGGGTGCGCGTGGGCGTACACGCTGGCGCAGCGGCGCGGCGACCCCGTGCGCATGGCCGAGGCGCTGCGGATCCGCGCGCTGATGGACGAGCGGCAGGGCAGGCTGGGCGACGCGCTCGCGGCGCTGGACCGGGCTCGCGAGCTGGCCGAGCCGGTGGGCGACCCGCTGCTCCTGGCCGAGGTGCTGCGCGAGACGGGGGAGGTGTGGCGCCGCTACGGCGAGGCCCACCTCGCCCGCGAGGCGTGGCATGGGGCGCTCAGCCGCTTCCGCGAACTGGGGGCCCGCGCCGACGCCGCCGACGTGGAGACCCGCTTGGCCGCCCTGGCGGCATAG
- the lipA gene encoding lipoyl synthase has product MSTQAPEAPSPAGYAPQGKDTGIVKSKGTVNLPRPEGWEGVSHRARKPEWLKVRAPGGPNYLRLQQLMRSQGLHTVCEEAHCPNIGECWESGTATFMILGDVCTRACKYCAVAHGMPTELDRDEPRRVADSVAAMGLEHAVITSVNRDELADGGAAIYAETIRQVHERVPGCTVEVLIPDFKGDEAALARVVESRPEILAHNIDTVERLSRWIRPGGRYWRSISLLGAVKRLNPAQLTKSAIILGMGETEDEIFQSMRDLREASVDILTLGQYLRPSEHHVPLDRWVTPDEFRRWKEIGERELGFGHVESGPLVRSSYHAREQARTVDPDGPGRITEILEADPDSPVVIDDAEAAARAAFAGAPPARPKLVQIGSL; this is encoded by the coding sequence ATGAGCACGCAGGCACCCGAGGCTCCCTCCCCCGCCGGCTACGCGCCGCAGGGGAAGGACACGGGGATCGTGAAGAGCAAGGGGACGGTGAACCTCCCCCGGCCCGAGGGCTGGGAGGGGGTGTCGCACCGCGCGCGCAAGCCCGAGTGGCTGAAGGTGCGCGCCCCCGGCGGACCCAACTACCTGCGGCTGCAGCAGCTCATGCGCTCGCAGGGCCTCCACACCGTGTGCGAGGAGGCCCACTGCCCCAACATCGGCGAGTGCTGGGAGAGCGGCACGGCCACCTTCATGATCCTGGGCGACGTGTGCACCCGCGCGTGCAAGTACTGCGCGGTGGCGCACGGGATGCCCACGGAGCTGGACCGGGACGAGCCCCGCCGCGTGGCCGACTCGGTGGCCGCCATGGGGCTGGAGCACGCGGTGATCACCTCGGTGAACCGCGACGAGCTCGCCGACGGCGGCGCGGCGATCTACGCCGAGACGATCCGCCAGGTGCACGAGCGCGTGCCGGGGTGCACCGTGGAGGTGCTGATCCCCGACTTCAAGGGGGACGAGGCGGCGCTGGCCAGGGTGGTGGAGTCGCGCCCCGAGATCCTGGCGCACAACATCGACACCGTGGAGCGGCTCTCGAGGTGGATCCGCCCGGGCGGGCGCTACTGGCGCAGCATCTCGCTGCTGGGGGCGGTCAAGCGGCTGAACCCGGCGCAGCTCACCAAGAGCGCCATCATCCTGGGGATGGGCGAGACCGAGGACGAGATCTTCCAGTCGATGCGCGACCTGCGCGAGGCGTCGGTGGACATCCTCACGCTCGGCCAGTACCTGCGCCCCTCGGAGCACCACGTGCCGCTGGATCGCTGGGTGACGCCCGACGAGTTCCGCCGCTGGAAGGAGATCGGCGAGCGGGAGCTGGGCTTCGGGCACGTGGAGAGCGGGCCGCTGGTGCGCTCGTCGTACCACGCCCGGGAGCAGGCGCGCACGGTGGACCCCGACGGCCCCGGCCGCATCACCGAGATCCTGGAGGCCGACCCGGACTCGCCCGTGGTGATCGACGACGCCGAGGCCGCCGCCCGCGCCGCCTTCGCCGGCGCGCCGCCCGCGCGGCCGAAGCTGGTGCAGATCGGGAGCCTGTGA